In the genome of Deltaproteobacteria bacterium, the window GACAGCCCAGACGGAACATACGCCCGGGATGCCCTCCTGAACGGCCCGGCTGAGGTTGAGTACTATCAAGGAAAAATATTCATAAGTGATTTAATGAATCGTAATATAAAAATTATTGATGAGTCTTTTAAAATTTTCAAAATAGGTGATATTGCTGATATTTCTTTAATAAAAGAGGGTGATAGTTTAGTCGATACGGCTATACCCTTCCCAGTTGATTTTATTGTGGATGATTATGTATATTGCCTTTCTGCCGATTTACATATTTTTTCTATAGATTTATTCAAAGTGGAAAAAATTATATTTACGGAAAATCCCGGAATAATATTTTTGAATGATGAAAAAAATATGTTAACAGGCAAAAATGGTCAATTTTTCTACTCAGATTATGACGAGCATAAGATATACAAAATAACAAATGGTTTGAAAGAAATTTATGTTCAAGGAGGTATAAATCCCATAACAATCGGTGAGGGAATAAGTAAAGACAATTATGGTTTGATTAATCCAAAAGGCATTTATTTTGATGGCACAAGATTATACTTTTCAGATTCTGGAAATAACAAAATAAAATTTGTAGAAAACGATTTGGTTTATACATTTGTTGGAAGTTATGTTGAAAATCAATTTTATGATGGCATTTTAAGTTCTGATTACAATATAAAAACTCCTGATTTTATTAAAGCTTACTCAAACAAGTTTTTTGTGCTTGAATCGGATACTGGGAAATTAATAGTAGTAAAAGATAACAGATTGTTTTCAGTAACTTATAACAGCGGCGCACCCGGTTCCATCCTCGAACCGCTCCCCCCGGATACGGCTGGGCTGATAAACCCCCGCGACGTGACCGTCGACCCGGACGGAAACCTCTACGTGGCAGACACGGGCAACAACGCCATCAGGATGGTGGTTGGAGGGGCCCTATAGATGGTGAAAAGAGTTGAAAGTCCCGGGTCCCGAAAAACCAGTTTCGAGTTTAGAGTTGGGTGTCCATTCCGCATTCCGCATTCCGAATTCCGAATTACCACGTTACTCCCACAGGTCTCCTTATGCCTGTCTTTTCCTCTTCCGATGAAGGATCAGCGTGTCGGCTATCATGAGGAAGACGCCTGCCGTGATGGCTGCGTCGGCAACGTTGAAGGCAGGCCAGTGAAACCTCCCGATGTAGAAATCGAGAAAATCCACGACGAAGCCGAGGGACACCCGGTCGATGAGATTGCCCGCGGCGCCCCCGAGGATCAGGCCGAATGCCGCGCGGGTCGGCAGGTTGAATTCCTCGATGAGGACGAGGCAGATGAGAATGGCCATGATGACGACATTGACCAGCGACAGAAGGGGGTTCATGACCTTCGGGTCCAACGATGCGAGGAGCCCGAAAGCCACGCCCGTGTTCTTCGCGTACACGATCTGAAAGAAGCCTTTTATCACGCCGATCGCCTCGTGTCCTGGAACCGTTGCCCTGACCAGATACTTGCTCGCCTGGTCGATGACAACGACCGCCAGCGTGAACAGGAGGGGGACTTTTATCCGGGATGTGTTGAATCTTAACCGATTACGTTTCTGCATCGCTCACAGATCGTCGGATGGTCATCGTATTTTCCCACGGTTTCCTCATATTTCCAGCAGCGCTCGCACTTTTTGGCGCGGGACTTTGAAATCGCGATTCGCAGGTCCGGGTTTGCTTCCCCTGCGGCAGCCCCCTCTCCCGCGTCTTTTACAACCTCCACCATGCTCACGATGAGCACGTCCCGCAAAAGGTCGATGTTATCCGAGATAAACCTGCCGGTTTCTCCGGGAGCCTCGAAGGACACGACGGCATCCAGGGAATGGCCGATGATCTTCTTCTGCCTCCCCGCCTCCAGCGCCCTCGAAGCGTCTTCCCGTATCTTCAGTATCTTTTCGAACTTTTCGCGCACCGCGCTCTCCCCGGGGACGGAAAAGGGCTCTGGGAACGATTCGAGGAATACGCTCTCCGGCTTCCTATCCCAGTCGGGGGCGTGGTTCCAGGACTCTTCGGCGGTGAAGGAGATCACGGGCGCCGTGATGGTGAGAAGGGTCTTCAGTGTGAGGTAGATGGCGGTCTGGGCGCTTCTCCTTTCTGTCTCGCCGGTCCGGGATGCGTAGAGCCTGTCCTTGATAACGTCGAGGTAAAAACTGGACATGTCCACCACGCAGAAGTTGTGGACCGAGTGATATATCAGGTGAAATTCGTAATTCTCGTACGCCCTTTTCGTCCTTTCGATGAGCCTGTTCAGGCACGAGAGGGCGAACCGGTCGATCTCGAGCATCCCATCGAACGCTACGGCGTGGGCGGCCGGCTCGAAGTCGAAGAGGTTGGCCGTTAAAAAGCGGATCGTGTTCCGTATCTTCCTGTACGCGTCGGAAGTTCGCTCGAGAATCTCTTCAGAGATCCTGATGTCGTCACGGTAATCCTCGGCGATGACCCAGAGGCGCAGGATTTCGGCGCCGTACCGGCTGATGATTTCCCCGGGCGCCATGTAGTTTCCAAGCGATTTGGACATCTTCTTTCCCTGGCCGTCGACGACAAAGCCGTGGGTCAAAACGGCCCGGTAAGGCGCGAACCCCCGCGTTCCCGCGGAAGCCAGGAGGGTGCTGTGGAACCATCCCCTGTGCTGGTCGCTTCCCTCGAGGTAGAGGTCGACGGGGATCCCCAGGTTATCCTTCCCCTCGCACACGGCGGCATAACTCACTCCCGAGTCGAACCAGACGTCGAGTATATCCATCTCCTTCTCCAGGTCTGCGCACCCGCAGTCCGGGCAGGCGAAATCTCCCACGAGCTCCTTCGCACTCTTTGTGAACCAGGCGTCGGCTCCCTCCCTGTCGAAGACCCGGGCCACTTTTTCCACGAGGTCGTCGGAAAGAATCGATCTCTTGCAGCCGGTGCAGGTGAAAGCGGTAATCGGGACCCCCCAGGCCCGTTGCCGCGAGATGCACCAGTCCGGCCTGGTCTCGATCATCGACGCGATCCTCTGCTGCCCCCACCGGGGTATCCACGTCACCTTCTCTATCTCACCCAGGGCCTTTTTCCTTATGTTCGTCGCCTCCATGGAGATGAACCACTGGCTGGTGGCCCTGAAGATGACCGGCTCCTTGCACCGCCAGCAGTGGGGATACGCGTGGCTCATGGTGCCGGAGCCAACCAGCATTCCCCTCTCCCTGAGCTTGTCTATTACCGCGCTGTCGGCATCGAAGACGTCCATTCCCGCGAAGTGCTCCACGTCGGTGGTGAACCTTCCCCCGTCGTCGACGGGCGCGTAGATGTCCAGGGAGTAGGCAAGACCCGTCTCGTAGTCCTCCCGGCCGTGCCCCGGCGCGGTGTGGACGCAGCCCGTCCCCGCTTCCAGGGTCACATAGTCTCCCAGGACCAGGAGCGATTCCCTGTCGTACAGGGGGTGGTGGCAGAGAAGCCGCTCCAGCCGCCCCGCCTTGAAGGTGTCTATCCTTTCGTAATCCTCGATACCGACTTCTCTCACGAAGCTTTCGATCAGCCCCGCGGCGACCACGTAGACCTCGTTTCCTGCCCTGATCGCCGCGTATTCCAGTTCCGGGTGGAGGGCTATCGCGAGGTTGGAAGGTATGGTCCAGGGGGTCGTGGTCCAGATTACGAAAAAAACCTTTTCATCGGAAAGCTTCGAGGAGATATCCCCCGGCTGTCCCTGGTAGGGAAACTTGACGTAAATCGAAGGGGAGGAGTGGTCGTGGTACTCCACCTCCGCTTCGGCAAGGGCCGTCTTGCACTCCTTGCACCAGTAGACGGGCTTTACCCCCCGGTATACGGCCCCGCTCCGAACGAATGCCCCCAGTTCGCGGAGGGTCTTCGCCTCGTAGTCAAAACTCATCGTTTTGTATGGGTTATCCCAGTCCCCGAAGATTCCCAGCCTCTTGAACTCCTCCCGCTGAATATCGAGGAACTTTGCCGCGTAGTCCCTGCAGATCTGCCTTTTTTTCACCCGGTCGATGGTGTATTTCTTTTCCCCGAGATTCTTGTCCACCTGGTGCTCTATGGGGAGCCCGTGACAGTCCCAGCCGGGTACGTACTCCGACCAGTTGCCGGTCATGCTCCGGTATTTCACGATGATGTCCTTGAGGATCTTGTTCAGGGCATGCCCCATGTGGATATGGCCGTTTGCATAAGGCGGCCCGTCGTGAAGGACGAACTTTTTCCCCTGCCTGGTTTTCTCGATGATTTTCGCGTAGATGTCTATTTCTTTCCACTTTTCCAGGATGAGGGGCTCCCGGACGGGAAGGTTGGCTTTCATCGGGAAATCGGTTCGGGGCAGGCTCAGAGACTCCTTGTAATCCATGGTCATGTAACTCCCCTTTCTCGAATACGCAGCTGGTTGCCGGTCAAGGATTTACTTATACCATATTTCAAACGCCGATTTACAGGCATCAGTTACTTCGCCGCCCGGATTCAATCGAAAAGCTCCCGCAGGGTTTCGAGAAACTTCGTCCCGATCGACTCCACGGGCCCCGGGGGGTGATCCGGGCAGAATCCCGACGGTTCCGTTCCGGCCTCAAATGATTCCTCGATGACCTCCCTGCAGCCGGAGGTCGCAAGAAGCCCCGTCCGGTAGTCTACCTGTCTCCTCGAGATGCCGGTGGGGGGCTGAATTTCTCCGGGAGGTTTCCCGCGGTAGATTTTCTTGAGGATTTCGGCGGAAACGGGAAGGGCACCGGTGGCCCCCGTCAGCGGCGTCGGAGCCGCATCGTCGAAGCCGACCCAGGTACATATGGTGTAGTCCCTCGTCATGGCGACAAACCAGGAATCCCTGCCGTCGTCTGTCGTCCCCGTCTTGCCGGCCACACCCCGGGGGAATATCCTGCCCAGGGACCTGGCCGTTCCCCGGAGGACGGCTCCCGACAGCGCATCCAGGATGAGGAAGGCCTCTTCGGGCCTCACCGCGCCGATTGGCAGCGACGGGAACCGGAGAATCCGCTCCCCCTCCCGGTAGACGCTCTTTACGATCCTCACGGGAAACTTCTTTCCCACGGAGGCGAATGTCGCGTAGGCATACGCCATCTCCACCGGGGAGAAGGGAAAGGTGCCGAGAATCATCGACGGATAGGGCTTGAGCTTCTCTCCGAGCCCGAAGGTGGAGCTGGTGCTTATGATGGCGTCCAGGCCCGTTTCAAGCCCGATCCTGACGGCCCCCGTGTTGATCGAATTCTCGAGTATGGCACGCACCGTAACGCGGCCGTACTCCCGGTCGTCGAAGTTCCGGGGAAACCAGGCCCCCTCCTTCGTCTTGACGGGAATGCCTTTGGCGTCGACCATGGTGGAAAGGGTGACCGGTTTTCCCCCCACACCGTTTCTCAGGGCGGCGAATATGACGAAGGGTTTGAAGAGGGACCCCACCTGCCTCTTTGCCATGGTTGCGCGGTTGAACTGGGATTGGGCGTATGACCTGCCGCCGACGAGGGAAACCATCTCTCCCGTGGTGTTGTCGAGGATGACCACGGCGCCCTCGAGGCGCCCGGCCATCCCGTATGCCCTCTCTATCCTCGAGAGTGCCGAATCAAGGGATGCGGAAGCCACCTCCTGGATCACGGGGTCCAGGGTCGTGTATATGTGGTAGTCACCGTAGAAGATGTCGCTGCTTTCGATCCTGTCGCTCAACAGGTCCAATATAGCGTCGGTGAAATAGTTGGAGGAGGATTTTTCCCTTCCAACCATGGTAAGGGGGGGGAGGGCCCGCGATGCCTCGTCTCCCTCGTCCGGTGTAATGGTTCCCATTTTCACCATGCCCCCCGTGACATACCGCATCCTTGCCAGTATTCTCGCGGGGTGCCGCAGGGGAGAGTAGTAGTTGGGAGACTTGACGAGGGCCGCGATCATCGCCGCCTCGGAAAGCGTGAGGTCCCGGGCATTTTTTCCGAAATAGTAGCTGGCCGCCTCGCCCACGCCGTAAATGCCCTCGCTTCCCCGCTGGCCCAGGTAGATCTGGTTGAGGTAGAGCTCCAGGATCTTCTCCTTGCGGTACTTCATCTCCAGAATGAGCGCAATCAGGGTCTCCTGGACTTTCCGCGCCACCGTTTTCCGGGGGGAGAGGAAGAAGTTTCTCGCGAGCTGCTGCGTGATGGTCGACCCCCCCTCCTTGAAGCTCATGGTGGCGATATCCTTTATGAGGGCCCGCGCTATGGCCCGGTAATCTATGCCTATGTGCCTGAAGAAGCGCCTGTCCTCTGCGGCGATCACCGCATCGACGAGGTGCTTTGAGAACTCCTGGAGGGGCATGAATTTTCTGATCTGCCTCATCCTGTCGGCTACCCTGGCGATTTCGGGGACCCCCAGGATGAGGGTGTCGATGGCCACGCCGCCCGTCTCGATTTTCTCGATGTCCCCCGTGTCCTGGTCGTAGGTTATCGTGGCGAGGAATCCCCTCTGGTCTGCTTCCTCGGAACGCAGGTCCTTCACGTGAATGGTTATCCTTCCCTCTCCCCGGTTAAACTCCCCCTTTCCGGGGTTGCCCTCCCGTTCCGCGTATCCGAGCCGGTGAAGGTAGGTGAGGAGGAACCGGTTGTGGATGTTGTCCCCCTCGCTGATTTCCACCTGCCTGCCGAAGAGGGAGGAGGGGATTTTCAGGAGCCCTTCCTTTATCCTCCTGTTGATGAGGAAGTTGAGATAGGCAAGGTCGATGACGAAGGCGGCTGCCAGGAAGAGGGATAGGAGAGCCAGGGGTTTTTTGAATCCGTTCATCTTCAGGATGCTAAGGTCCTCCCCGCTGCGTTTACGAAGGGGACTATCTCCCCCAT includes:
- the lspA gene encoding signal peptidase II, which codes for MQKRNRLRFNTSRIKVPLLFTLAVVVIDQASKYLVRATVPGHEAIGVIKGFFQIVYAKNTGVAFGLLASLDPKVMNPLLSLVNVVIMAILICLVLIEEFNLPTRAAFGLILGGAAGNLIDRVSLGFVVDFLDFYIGRFHWPAFNVADAAITAGVFLMIADTLILHRKRKRQA
- the ileS gene encoding isoleucine--tRNA ligase, with protein sequence MDYKESLSLPRTDFPMKANLPVREPLILEKWKEIDIYAKIIEKTRQGKKFVLHDGPPYANGHIHMGHALNKILKDIIVKYRSMTGNWSEYVPGWDCHGLPIEHQVDKNLGEKKYTIDRVKKRQICRDYAAKFLDIQREEFKRLGIFGDWDNPYKTMSFDYEAKTLRELGAFVRSGAVYRGVKPVYWCKECKTALAEAEVEYHDHSSPSIYVKFPYQGQPGDISSKLSDEKVFFVIWTTTPWTIPSNLAIALHPELEYAAIRAGNEVYVVAAGLIESFVREVGIEDYERIDTFKAGRLERLLCHHPLYDRESLLVLGDYVTLEAGTGCVHTAPGHGREDYETGLAYSLDIYAPVDDGGRFTTDVEHFAGMDVFDADSAVIDKLRERGMLVGSGTMSHAYPHCWRCKEPVIFRATSQWFISMEATNIRKKALGEIEKVTWIPRWGQQRIASMIETRPDWCISRQRAWGVPITAFTCTGCKRSILSDDLVEKVARVFDREGADAWFTKSAKELVGDFACPDCGCADLEKEMDILDVWFDSGVSYAAVCEGKDNLGIPVDLYLEGSDQHRGWFHSTLLASAGTRGFAPYRAVLTHGFVVDGQGKKMSKSLGNYMAPGEIISRYGAEILRLWVIAEDYRDDIRISEEILERTSDAYRKIRNTIRFLTANLFDFEPAAHAVAFDGMLEIDRFALSCLNRLIERTKRAYENYEFHLIYHSVHNFCVVDMSSFYLDVIKDRLYASRTGETERRSAQTAIYLTLKTLLTITAPVISFTAEESWNHAPDWDRKPESVFLESFPEPFSVPGESAVREKFEKILKIREDASRALEAGRQKKIIGHSLDAVVSFEAPGETGRFISDNIDLLRDVLIVSMVEVVKDAGEGAAAGEANPDLRIAISKSRAKKCERCWKYEETVGKYDDHPTICERCRNVIG